A genomic region of Gadus macrocephalus chromosome 5, ASM3116895v1 contains the following coding sequences:
- the d2hgdh gene encoding D-2-hydroxyglutarate dehydrogenase, mitochondrial, producing the protein MDVALRRGWSLKTAFPFMISRRTLSLFWRCGAGTPWPPAPTGQRGAAAPRRHAHSGASEGTERSPGAAPERLPFSRLSQEDLAFFRETLPGGAITDPDLLEAHNVDWLKSVRGHGELLLRPQTTAQVSEILRYCNDRNLAVNPQGGNTGLVGGSVPVYDEIILSTALLNNILTFDPVSGILTCQAGCVLEGLSGYLEEQDFIMPLDLGAKGSCHIGGNVATNAGGLRLLRYGSLRGTVLGLEVVLADGRVLDCLSTLRKDNTGYDLKQLFIGSEGTLGVITAVSVLCPRKPSAVHVAFLGCQTFEQLLGTFKLCKGMLGEILSAFEFLDAACMGLLNTHLKLPNPITDCPFYIVIETSGSNSAHDEEKLHSFLEEAMTSSLVTDGTVASDDTKVKALWSMRERVTEALTHDGYTYKYDVSLPVEGLYQLVTATRDHLGSRAKNVVGYGHVGDGNLHLNITSSGPDPSLQGAIEPFVYGWTAGVRGSVSAEHGLGLKKRNYIYYSKPRPAVALMGHIKTLMDPRGILNPYKTLPDDLD; encoded by the exons ATGGACGTTGCTCTGCGAAGAGGTTGGAGTCTGAAGACCGCCTTCCCTTTCATGATCTCTCGTAGAACTTTGTCGTTGTTTTGGAGATGTGGCGCCGGTACACCCTGGCCGCCAGCCCCCACAGGGCAACGGGGGGCAGCGGCGCCCCGCCGACACGCACACTCCGGGGCGAGCGAGGGCACGGAGCGGTCTCCCGGTGCAGCCCCGGAGAGACTACCCTTTTCACGGTTGTCTCAGGAGGATTTGGCGTTCTTCAGGGAAACACTCCCGGGCGGAGCAATCACGGATCCAGACTTACTGGAGGCCCACAACGTAGATTGGCTCAAATCCGTTAGAG GTCACGGTGAACTGTTGCTCAGACCTCAGACCACGGCGCAAGTATCTGAAATACTGAG ATACTGTAACGACCGCAACCTGGCGGTGAATCCCCAGGGGGGCAACACGGGTCTGGTGGGAGGCAGCGTCCCCGTCTATGATGAGATCATCCTCTCCACAGCGTTACTGAACAAcatcctgacctttgaccccgtcTCCG GTATCCTGACGTGCCAGGCGGGCTGTGTGTTGGAGGGCCTCTCGGGTtacctggaggagcaggactTCATCATGCCCCTGGACCTGGGCGCGAAGGGCAGCTGTCACATCGGGGGCAACGTGGCCACCAACGCCGGGGGGCTCCGCCTGCTGCGCTACGGCTCCCTGCGGGGCACGGTGCTGGGCCTGGAAGTG gTGCTGGCAGACGGCCGGGTGCTGGACTGTCTGTCCACTCTGAGGAAGGACAACACAGGATATGACCTCAAGCAGCTGTTCATCGGGTCGGAGGGCACGCTGGGCGTCATCACCGCCGTGTCCGTCCTGTGTCCGCGGAAACCCAGCGCCGTCCACGTGGCCTTCCTAG GCTGCCAGACCTTTGAGCAGCTGCTGGGAACCTTCAAGCTCTGCAAAGGCATGCTGGGAGAGATCCTGTCAGCCTTTGAATTCCTGGACGCAGCGTGCATGGGGCTGCTGAACACACACCTGAAACTGCCCAACCCCATCACag ACTGCCCCTTCTACATCGTCATAGAGACGTCGGGGTCCAACTCCGCCCACGATGAGGAGAAGCTCCACAGCTTCCTGGAGGAGGCCATGACCTCATCGCTTGTCACTGACGGGACGGTGGCGAGCGACGACACGAAGGTCAAG gcgctgTGGTCGATGCGTGAGCGCGTGACGGAGGCCCTGACCCACGACGGCTACACCTACAAGTACGACGTGTCGCTCCCCGTGGAGGGCCTCTACCAGCTGGTCACGGCCACCCGGGACCACCTGGGGAGCCGCGCCAAGAACGTGGTGGGCTACGGACACGTGG GCGACGGTAACCTCCACCTGAACATCACCTCGTCGGGGCCGGACCCCTCCCTGCAGGGGGCCATCGAGCCCTTCGTGTACGGCTGGACGGCGGGGGTCCGGGGCAGCGTGAGCGCCGAGCACGGCCTGGGCCTGAAGAAGAGGAACTACATCTACTACAGCAAGCCCCGACCCGCCGTGGCCCTCATGGGACACATCAAGACCCTGATGGACCCCCGGGGAATCCTCAACCCCTACAAGACCCTCCCCGACGACCTGGACTGA